From Draconibacterium halophilum, one genomic window encodes:
- a CDS encoding TerB family tellurite resistance protein codes for MAKFGKWIGGGLGWAFGGPLGAILGFTIGSMIDGGQEAVKRGTRTGYSGRTTTGGYVMSLLVLVAAVMKADGKVLKSELDYVKKFMVHNFGEDSAQEAVKMLRDLLNQTIPVNEVCQQIKSNMNYSARLQLVHFLFGIAQADGEVDVEEQKLISHICNQMGIGNNDFESIQAMFVPNTDSDYKILEIERSANEEELKKAYRRMAMKYHPDKVSNLGEEVQNAAKEKFQKVNQAYENIKKERKIA; via the coding sequence ATGGCAAAATTTGGTAAATGGATAGGCGGAGGCCTTGGCTGGGCATTTGGCGGCCCGCTGGGAGCAATTTTAGGATTTACAATAGGTTCGATGATTGATGGTGGACAAGAAGCCGTAAAACGTGGAACAAGAACAGGCTACTCGGGCAGAACAACTACCGGCGGGTATGTAATGAGCCTTTTGGTATTGGTTGCCGCAGTAATGAAAGCCGATGGGAAAGTGCTAAAATCAGAGCTCGATTATGTAAAGAAATTTATGGTGCATAATTTTGGTGAAGACTCGGCACAGGAAGCTGTAAAAATGTTGCGCGACCTGTTGAATCAAACCATCCCGGTAAATGAAGTTTGCCAACAGATAAAGTCAAATATGAACTATTCGGCTCGCCTCCAGCTGGTTCATTTTCTGTTTGGTATTGCACAAGCCGATGGTGAAGTTGATGTGGAAGAGCAAAAGCTGATTTCGCATATTTGCAATCAAATGGGCATCGGGAATAACGATTTTGAATCTATCCAGGCAATGTTTGTTCCAAACACCGATAGCGACTACAAGATCCTGGAAATTGAACGCTCGGCCAACGAAGAAGAATTGAAAAAAGCTTACCGCCGTATGGCAATGAAATACCATCCTGATAAAGTAAGCAACCTGGGAGAAGAGGTTCAGAATGCTGCAAAAGAAAAATTCCAAAAAGTTAACCAAGCCTACGAGAATATTAAAAAAGAACGGAAAATCGCTTGA